In Drosophila miranda strain MSH22 chromosome XR, D.miranda_PacBio2.1, whole genome shotgun sequence, the genomic window actgcaccgtcaagtggcccgtgtgaaaccagcataaggctgttacgcgcggatcccaggcaaaacgcagccctcctcccgcccaaccgaccgaggggcgctgccgcatgacgcgtgatgcgtagtcgaaccgaacgcgaacatgcaagaaagatagctattagactataATTCGAgaaaaattagcactaaaagatgtgaggtcaggggccagccgtgagacgaaaacttgtcgttttggtgggactacCACCAGtgggcaccacaggcctagtacctgtggtggcaatatccggaggtccggaacgtctatttactggtgggatcgggatggaggggacaactagcgaacttgcggacaccacggacacggacgctgcagacgtctttggctgcacattctccgaggcgatgaattcggctaccgaatctgcatcgccagcagctgtcgttgcccttggagtggcaaacgagatcaactgctgcacacttggagtggtcggagtcagtttttcggcggcgcacggctgagtgacggttggcacttgcagatcccgcggagtgacctttttacgcctcggagactcattcagcagttgcagactgccaaattgagactccatggctaggagccgatcgtattgctttttaaagccaacggtcagctccctaaagcccttccgcgtctgcctcatgaaagccaccatgtctttctccaccgcacggcatgcctcgcaactgtagtgcaaaccattacgttttgaaatggcatcactcacaaggccagaaaatctagcgcattttgcgtgcactacgctgtcgcagagccagcaggggataatcggctgatcgtgggtgatctgcttattgcatgattttttggcacatacaacagaaaactccataataagaaatttgaacaaaattagaatcaaataatatttccaaacaaatggctatcaaaccagtgtgccagacaaacgctaataggaggagaggagaacagttgcagcagccgctaatgagagagagagagagagctactgaacagaaagttacgagagcgagagagaaagaacagtcatttaagtttaggtgatagggagagagtgataacacaacaaaagctaccagacgagagcggactgcaatgcaatgtaatgcgtactcactcactgcaacaacacaaacacgataaaccgacgccgaaaaataaaaagttaaataatgttttaacacaaatcaaaaggcatgcactcgcggaatggaataggtttccagattgttggctggttaggaagttaattaaagtttatttaggaaaacaccggctgtttattcaaaacaaaaggaaaaaatgcggagcgcaaaacaaaaacgcgtctgatcactacgaaagagaacgaacgaCGAAATCGTCGCGCAGTCTTTTCACGAAATAATACTTCGTTAAAGGCGGATCTGTCCAGCGACAGCTCAGAGAATAGTTTGAACACTCTCTTCTTAAGAATATAAATACTTTCAGAGGCAGactggctctgtctctctctgcgTTGTAGATTCTTTAATCGTTGAATATATCATAGTGCGGAATGGGTATTAAACTTAAATACTCTGTAACTGCCTAGATCGGAGTGtgacgtgtgtgtgtgcatgtaaACTATAAGTATGTAAGTCAGTAACCACTCAGAAAACGTATGAATAACTATATACCTACTAGCCCAATGTTGATACCCTATTACCATGTTCCTATAATACAATAATACTGTGAGCAAACCAAATAATACTAATCCTTTCTCTGCAAGATCAGCTCTCCTCTATTTGCGATGCAGTTTCACTGGTGATGCGCTTCCTTCCCGACCTTGGGCAGGCTTCCGTTTTACTTGCtttcgactcgactcgactatCGAGCAATCCACGAGACTGGGGAAGGTGCAGATCTTCCTTGTGATGTCGAAATACAGACCCTTCGGACATTGACGGGATATGGCGCGACCATTGGCGCAGAGATAGAATTTGCTGCATGAATTCAGAGCCCGGACAAGTTCACCGTTTGGAAGCGAACTGCAGTCAAGGATCGGTTCCTGTTCCACTTCCTGACTGGATGATGACCCAATGAGACCCGAGTGCTGCGAAAGTGTCTTGAGTACGGAGACCGGGGCACCTTTGGACACCAGAGAGCAATCCACGAGGCTGGGGAAATTGCACACCTTCTTCTTTATGTCAAAGTAGAGAATACTAGGACAGCGCCGGGGAACGGCCATTCCATTTACACACACATAGAATTTGTTGCACGACGTGGGATCCCTCAGGAAGGCTCCAGTGGGGAGGAAACTGCAGTCTGTTCGTTCTTGAAACTGAGAAGAAGACCCTGACAAAGTGCCTAGTACACGATTTTGATGCAATTGTTTACTTCCCGCCGAACTCTGTGTTTCGTCCTTCCCACCATACACAGCTGGACGTTTGGACATCAAAACTGGTTTGATCGGTCTACGGACGGGCAATGATGGAACCGCTTCGATTACGGCAGAGTTTTCCGCTGATTTCTCGGTTGATGATGTTGTTTCTGCAGAGCTGGAGTTATTTGGCTCTGTTGAGCTCTCCGGAGAAGGTTCCGTGGACGAGGGTTCCTCGGAGCTGGAGCTACTTGGCTCTGTTGAGCTCTCCGGAGAAGGTTCCGTGGACGATGGTTCTTCAGAGCTGGAGTTATTCGGCTCTGTTGAGCTCTCCGGAGAAGGTTCCGTGGACGATGGTTCTTCAGAGCTGGAGTTATTCGGCTCCGTTGAGCTCACCGGAGAAGGTTCCGTGGACGAGGGTTCCTCGGAGCTGGAGCTACTTGGCTCTGTTGAGCTCTCCGGAGAAGGTTCCGTGGACGATGGTTCTTCAGAGCTGGAGTTATTCGGCTCTGTTGAGCTCTCCGGAGAAGGTTCCGTGGACGATGGTTCTGTGGACGATGGTTCCTCTGTGCTGGAGCTATTCGGCTCTGTTGAGCTCACCGGAGAAGGTTCCGTGGACGAGGGTTCCTCGGAGCTGGAGCTATTCGGATCTGTTGAGCTCTCTGCAGAAGGTTCCGTGGAAGATGGTTCCTCGGAGCTGGAGCTACTTGGCTCTGTTGAGCTCTCAGGAGAAGGTTCCGTGGACGATGGTTCCTCTGAGCTGGAGCTATTTGGCTCGGTTGAGCTCTCCGGAGAAGGTTCCGTGGAAGATGGTTCCTCTGAGCTGGAGTTATTCGGCTCTGTTGAGCTCTCCTGAGAAGGTTCCGTGGACGAGGGTTCTGTGGACGATGGTTCCTCTGTGCTGGAGCTATTCGGCTCTGTTGAGCTCACCGGAGAAGGTTCCGTGGACGAGGGTTCCTCGGAGCTGGAGCTACTTGGCTCTGTTGAGCTCTCCGGAGAAGGTTCCGTGGAAGATGGTTCCTCTGAGCTGGAGCTATTTGGCTCTGTTGAGCTTTCCGGAGAAGGTTCCGTGGACGATGGTTCTTCAGAGCTGGAGTTATTCGGCTCCGTTGAGCTCACCGGAGAAGGTTCCGTGGACGAGGGTTCCTCGGAGCTGGAGCTACTTGGCTCTGTTGAGCTCTCCGGAGAAGGTTCCGTGGACGATGGTTCTTCAGAGCTGGAGTTATTCGGCTCTGTTGAGCTCTCCGGAGAAGGTTCCGTGGACGATGGTTCTGTGGACGATGGTTCCTCTGTGCTGGAGCTATTCGGCTCTGTTGTGCTCACCGGAGAAGGTTCCGTGGACGAGGGTTCCTCGGAGCTGGAGCTATTCGGATCTGTTGAGCTCTCTGCAGAAGGTTCCGTGGAAGATGGTTCCTCGGAGCTGGAGCTACTTGGCTCTGTTGAGCTCTCAGGAGAAGGTTCCGTGGACGATGGTTCCTCTGAGCTGGAGCTATTTGGCTCGGTTGAGCTCTCCGGAGAAGGTTCCGTGGAAGATGGTTCCTCTGAGCTGGAGTTATTCGGCTCTGTTGAGCTCTCCTGAGAAGGTTCCGTGGACGAGGGTTCTGTGGACGATGGTTCCTCTGTGCTGGAGCTATTCGGCTCTGTTGAGCTCACCGGAGAAGGTTCCGTGGACGATGGTTCCTCGGAGCTGGAGTTATTCGGCTCTGTTGAGCTCTCCGGAGAAGGTTCCGTGGACGATGGTTCTGTGGACGATGGTTCCTCTGTGCTGGAGCTATTCGGCTCTGTTGAGCTCACCGGAGAAGGTTCCGTGGACGAGGGTTCCTCGGAGCTGGAGCTACTCGGCTCTGTTGAGCTCTGCGGAGAAGGTTCCGTGGACGATGGTTCTTCAGAGCTGGAGTTATTCGGCTCTGTTGAGCTCTCCGGAGAAGGTTCCGTGGACGATGGTTCTGTGGACGATGGTTCCTCTGTGCTGGAGCTATTCGGCTCTGTTGAGCTCACCGGAGAAGGTTCCGTGGACGAGGGTTCCTCGGAGCTGGAGCTATTCGGCTCTGTTGAGCTCTCCGGAGAAGGTTCCGTGGAAGATGGCTCCTCGGAGCTGGAGCTACTTGGCTCTGTTGAGCTCTCCGGAGAAGGTTCCGTGGACGATGGTTCCTCGGAGCTGGAGTTATTCGGCTCTGTTGAGCTCTCCGGAGAAGGTTCCGTGGACGATGGTTCTGTGGACGATGGTTCCTCTGTGCTGGAGCTATTCGGCTCTGTTGAGCTCACCGGAGAAGGTTCCGTGGACGAGGGTTCCTCGGAGCTGGAGCTATTCGGCTCTGTTGAGCTCTCCGGAGAAGGTTCCGTGGAAGATGGCTCCTCGGAGCTGGAGCTACTTGGCTCTGTTGAGCTTTCCGGAGAAGGTTCCGTGGACGATGGTTCTTCAGAGCTGGAGTTATTCGGCTCTGTTGAGCTCTCCGGAGAAGGTTCCGTGAACGAGGGTTCTGTGGACGATGGTTCCTCTGTGCTGGAGCTATTCGGCTCTGTTGAGCTCACCGGAGAAGGTTCCGTGGACGAGGGTTCCTCGGAGCTGGAGCTACTTGGCTCTGTTGAGCTCTGCGGAGAAGGTTCCGTGGACGATGGTTCTTCAGAGCTGGAGTTATTCGGCTCTGTTGAGCTCTCCGGAGAAGGTTCCGTGGACGATGGTTCTGTGGACGATGGTTCCTCTGTGCTGGAGCTATTCGGCTCTGTTGAGCTCACCGGAGAAGGTTCCGTGGACGAGGGTTCCTCGGAGCTGGAGCTACTTGGCTCTGTTGAGCTCTCCGGAGAAGGTTCCGTGGAAGATGGTTCCTCTGAGCTGGAGTTATTCGGCTCTGTTGAGCTCTCCGGAGAAGGTTCCGTGGACGAGGGTTCCTCGGAGCTGGAGCTACTTGGCTCTGTTGAGCTCTCCGGAGAAGGTTCCGTGGACGATGGTTCTGTGGACGATGGTTCCTCTGTGCTGGAGCTATTCGGCTCTGTTGAGCTCACCGGAGAAGGTTCCGTGGACGATGGTTCCTCGGAGCTGGAGCTATTCGGCTCTGTTGAGCTCTCCGGAGAAGGTTCCGTGGAAGATGGTTCCTCTGTGCTGGAGCTATTCGGCTCTGTTGAGCTCACCGGAGAAGGTTCCGTGGACGAGGGTTCCTCGGAGCTGGAGCTACTTGGCTCTGTTGAGCTCTCCGGAGAAGGTTCCGTGGACGAGGGTTCCTCGGAGCTGGAGCTACTTGGCTCTGTTGAGCTCTCCGGAGAAGGTTCCGTGGACGAGGGTTCCTCGGAGCTGGAGTTATTCGGCTCGGTTGAGCTCTCCGGGGAAGGTTCCGTGGACGATAGTTCTTCTGTGCTGGAGCTATTCGGCTCTGTTGAGCTCTCCGGAGAAGGTTCCGTCGAAGATGGCTCCTCTGAGCTGGAGCTATTTGGCTCTGTTGAGCTTTCCGGAGAAGGTTCTGTGGACGAGGGTTCCGCGGACGATGGTTCTTCAGAGCTGGAATTACTTGGCTCTGTTGAGCTCTCCGGAGAAGGTTCCGTGAACGATGGTTCCTCGGAGCTGGAGCTATTCGGCTCGGTTGAGCTCTCCGGAGAAGGTTCCGTGGACGATGGTTCCTCTGAGCTGGAGCTATTCGGCTCTGTTGAGCTCTCCAGAGAAGGCTCCGTGGACGATGGTTCCGTGGACGATGGTTCTTCGGAGCTGGAGCTATTTGGCTCTGTTGAGCTTTCCGGAGAAGGTTCCGTGGAAGATGGTTCCTCTGAGCTGGAGCTATTTGGCGCTGTTGAGCTCTCCGGAGAAGGTTCCGTGGAAGATGGTTCCTCTGTGCTGGAGCTATTCGGCTCTGTTGAGCTCTCCGGAGAAGGTTCCGTCGACGAGGGTTCCTCGGAGCTGGAGCTACTTTGCTCTGTTGAGCTCTCCGGAGATGGTTCGGTTGTTGATGGTTCCGTGGATGATGGTTCTGCAGGGCTGGGCCTAATTGTCTTTGTCGAAGTTTTAGGTGGTGACGGTGTCGTGGTCAATTCTTCGGGAGAGCAGTCGACCATACTTGGGATATTGCAAAAACTCTTCTCGATGTCGAAATGGAGACCTTCTGGACAGCAGCGAGTAATACCGATCCCATTGGCACACACGTAAAATACTCCGCACTTTTTGGAGTCCCTTATGAAGGAACCGTTTGGTAAAAAGCGACACCTCGATGCCTCATTCGTTGGAGTAGATAACGCATCATTGGAGTCTGGCTTGTTCTCCTGGGGGGAAGAAATGACTTCCCTTAAGAGTGAGAAACTTGCGCTGGGTATCGAGTCTTGGTGCTGATCGGTGGTGGTCTGGAGGGGTTGCGTCAGGGGAAGGGAGGGATTCGGCCTTTGGGGGCTGCCCCACAGGTTACCGAAAAAATTGAAAATCATCGGCCTGTCAATGAATACGTTTTGGTGGATGGTGGGGTCCTTGTCTGCTAAGGAGTGGCCAGGACTTGGCTGGCCTCCTTGCACGCAGCTTTGGTCTTGGACACTGAACCGGAATCCGTCTTGGCAGGTGCTCCTTATCTGGCCCAGGAAGCCCAGACAGAGGAAGTACGAGTGGGGGTCTGCTGGGTCCGCCGATCTGTATCCAAACGATTGTCCTGCACATGAGTCCGCGGCAAGTGCCTGAGGAACGATCCAAAGACCGATCCACAGGATATTTACTGAAAGGCAAGTGGGCTTAGTGCGAATATTCCTTGGCAGATTCCGAACGTTCTTACCCATCAGCATTTTTCAGGTACATCCACGCAATGCAACGTGCCCAGGCGGCAACGTTCTTCTTATATACCCGCTTCAGGCTTCCGCTCGAAAGCAATTCCCTGAAAGGCACTCTCAAGTGGTGCATGGACCATCGAAGTGCGATATGCAGCCGCAAATAGCTGACATTCCGAAACAGAAAAGATAGTTTAAACAAATTGGTTTTAGCAGAAATGGTTGGGTAACCAGCACAATgttttctttgtgttttacACTCGTCGGAAACTCTTGTAGCTGTTCGGAAATGGTCTACAGATTTACTTTCGGAGAGCCCAGCTGAGACGTCCACAAGTGTGTACTCACTTGACGATTTGCTGCAGATTTGATGCATCTCCATTCTGTGAAAATGCGAGCGAACCATGGCCAGGGGCGAACCTTCTCCCCTCTATATGAGGACGAGTACGAGCAAGTTCAAGGCGTGCACTCATGATATATGCCTAGTAAAAAGTCTAAGGAAACACACAGCCTTTTTTGATATCATCaaaccatattaaataattataatattattaaataaaacattttCACTTTCCCCCCCCCGGCAGGGTAGGGCATACAAAGTTATTGAGGCTGATGGAACACAGATCGTTTACAATACCGAAGAGATGACAAGAGATATGTAGACAGATACTGGTCATGCATGTGGCTCCCTCTTGGGGGGAGGGGCGGGGTTTCTAATCTGATTCGGTAATAGGTCTGTCAGCACGCCTTTATCTCTGCTTCACCTTGCGATGACGCCAATGTCGGCCGTAACTTTAGGTAACCGATTCAGCAGGTGGCGTACCCCCAGCCCCGGGGGCGCCCCCATGCCCTTCCcatgccccctgccccctgcctccggccccggccccggcccgGCCCAGACGAACTGTTCCGATTAGTTGTCCAGATAAGGGGGGCCGTCGTCTCAACACTTATCGTATTTCTTGCAATGATTACTCAAGCCTTGGGGcacttgttgttgctgccgcgaGTGGGGGCCGGTGGGCGAAGTTACTATTTTTAGTGGCGGGTAGAGCTTTCGGGCGGGAAAGCCCTGTCCCACACGATATGGGGGCGTTCTGGTCCGCACTCTTATCGTAACTTGTGTGGCTTCGAATGTACCTAGTTGAGGAAAACTCCGAAATGGATTTTGTTACCTCTGGTATTCGAGCCAATAAGTTCGGCCACGAAATCGCATTTTATCTTTTgcattttttattatttttcgattttttgtttttttttcagctgtttttttttggatttttAAACTATTTGCAGCATTTTTCGGCCAGTGCACGGGGTCACCTGCACCCACTAAATGTTGCGTAATTGCCCGTGTCTGTCCCGCATATCAATGGAACTTGATAGCCCCTCGCGGAGGTCTTTGTTTGGCGTGGAAAACCAACAAAAGTGCATGGGGGGCCGTATAAATTTTGATTTAAGTGGTCTTAGGGGGTGGGCCACCCCCgaccccccaccaccaccccgCACAGGTaacacatgtgtgtgtgtgtgtgtggtacAGTACTCTCTCTCAAGAAGCGATTTGTTTTCCCAAATAGCCATTCTATTGCAGAATCAAAGAGTCAAAAGGCGGATCAGTGGCGGCCCTCAGAGGAATTATCTTTTCGAAAAAATGTACAAATTTCTTCTTGAACTAATTATGCAAGGCCACCTTTCTAATGGGGTTATGTAGAGGAATTCATTTTTGTTGAGCCAATCAGAAGATCACCAAAAACTTTGCCTATGGGGGGGGGTATATAAAAAGATGACATAGATGGCCTTTCGATGGAAAAAACCCTCGAGGGGCTGGAAATAAAATAGCCGGTAATTTGCATAAATGGGTGGGCGGTGCAATGGATTAGAGTGGTCTCGAAACTACACCTGGCTGTGCTTGGGGCACCACATccagccacatccacatccatccCGGTGCGAAATGCATTTGGCCAATGCGCGCAAGCAGTTGCTCATCCGTTAGCTAACGAGACCATTCCAAACACGATAACGATCAGTAGAAGTGCACATATCAAGCAGAAGGCTATGTCCGCACGGGATATACCCGATACCCTCACCGCACCCTCCACCCTCCACCCTCCACTCGCGGCAGTTGCAGGTATTGCAAGCCTACAAGTCCCGTCTAGTCAGTCGGTTATCTGTTGCCCCTCCGTGAGCGATCAAATGGGGCCGGGGCCAAGGCCGGGGCCGCGGCAGGGGCACACATGTCTCGATCATCCACTGACCGCCCCGAATCACCAGACAGTGGCTAACAATAGCGGTGCTTTATTCGAGCATGAGTCACAGATTAACGCGAGCCGAGCGGGGGCCTAGTCGGCCATGTCCGCGGCGCCCTTGAAGTGATCGCGCTGCAGGCGGTTGCCGTAGGTGCGCGAGACCAGGTTCCAGGAGTCCATGAAGCGGTCCATGCACTGCGAAATGCAGCGCTGCTCGCTGGCGTCCAGGGTCTTGCCCGGCTTCTGGATGCACTTCTTGAAGCACTTCTCGGTCATCTTCGAGAGCATCTCCTGGGCGTTGGCCAGCGCGATCTGCTGCTTCACCTGGCTCATCACCTCGAAATTCTGTGAGCCTGTGGCGGTGGCTGCCATGGTTCGTTCAattaaattctaaattttaGTTACAGCTTTCACCAAATCAACGTGCTTCACAAttccagatacagatacgagtACGCCGAGACGGTCGTTTCCTACTCTAAAGCGCAAGGCTAGCTCAGTTCGAAGCTATAGAAATCCAGTCTAGAGATCACAGTATACACAAAGAAGGCTAATCAGCATAAGGCCCTTCGTTTCCATAAGAAGCCTGTACAGTGGCTCTTCGAAGCCTGAAGCTCCGCTTAGGCCTGAGGCAGTGCCCTGCTGAAACCTGAACCTGAAGGTCTGGTTCAAGTAGTGCAACCTGAAGCTCTGCTTCAAGCAGTGCGCCACTGAAACCAGAAGCTTTGGTTCGTTTTCCCTACCAAAGGCCTTAGAACGACAGATTGGACTAAAGGACACGTCATTTTTGAGAAATTAGTTACAGGATAGGAAATAGAAAACCTTTCATTATacaaataaaacaacaaaactgATTAATGTTGTTTAGCGaatgtgtgtgtatatgtattATAATTTGGTATATCTATACATCGACTTTGTATTAATAAACTTTGTTTTATTCAGAATACACGAAACGAAAACAAAGATCGCTTATGAATAGGTCGTTAAAAGGTTTTGATTTCGTTAAAAATACGCAGGTAGATGTAGTTTTAAATTTGCATCGATATAAAAATAGAATCTGTCGATTTCAGTGTAAGTTCttatgcatatgtacatatatttatgtgtgtgtgtgtgtgtatattttACAATAATCGTTTCATTTGTTAAGACACTTTTAGTACTTGGTCTCCCCGACGACAGTTTCCTATTCTCTATTCGCTATTTGCTTGTAAATTGGTTTTGTGTTAAGTAGTCATCGTCCCTCGAGGGACATCGGTTCCTTCTACAAGCTGGCCTTGGTCCGGAGAACGATCCGAAATCCTCATTGCCTCAAAGCTTTCCTCACTAATCCTCTGTCCAAGTCAAAAGTCGCTCAAATTGTTCGCCAATGATGTCTATCTGTGTAATACTGCAATGCCCTCAAGAGAACAGACCTACTATCTGCCCCAGGAAAAGAAAATTGAACGTGGATCCAGAGCTATCCCTAGAGACGGCCCACCCGGTGTTAGTGTTCCGTTGAAGGATTACCTTAGCAAGAATGTCTGTGGGCGGCACAGCTTGAGAAAAAAAGAATAACACTTCTACCGGAATTGAGTTAAAAttgtatataatataaatgtgGAATGTACAATCACTTCGAGTATATGTAAATATTATAGTGTTCAAAAGAAGAAGAGAACGTAAATTAGTATTGCTTTATTCCTGGGCCAGATTGTCGGTAAGCATGGTGTCCCTTCATCCGTTTCTCGGCACCGATCCCAGGCGGTGCCAGTCGCAGAGCTCCTGTCGCAGATCGTGCTTGGACAGGTCCAGCTCGAAGCCGCCGAGCAGCTCGTTCTCCTGCAGCGTATCGTGTGTCCAGATGGTGACCTGCAGTCGACGCTCCTGAATGATATTGAGAGGCATGCGGTACTCCAACTGGTGAAAGGGAGAGAGAAGAGGTTCCATAGAGTTCCTGGGACAGCGAAACAACAAACCACTCACCGTTTCCATGAAACTGGGAACACACGTCTTGCGCACAACTTTGGTCTTGCGTTTGGTCTCCTTTTTGGGGTCCGGTTTTAGGTAGCACTTCACATACGTGTTGGGCTCCTGACCGCCCTGTAGCATGGGCAGCCCTTTGGCGTGGTGTATCTGGAAAGCAAACACAGGTCAAGGGTCAATGGTCAAGGCTCAAGGCTCTCGAGTCACTGGTGTACCCACCATCACAGTAAGTACGCCGCGTTGATATTGCAGCGATAGTCGGATTTGTCCAATCTCATTGGGGTTATCCCGCGACGGCTTTCGCTTGTCCTCTGCAAAATACAATCAATAAATATCCGCTCAATCAATTTGGCGGCAGAGAGTGCCGTCCTACCCTTCATCTTGGGCATCTCCAGCTTGGCCTCCTGCTGGTCGCGCAGCAGCGGATGGAAGAACGTGTAGACCAGATCGGAGTGGGCTATTTCCTCGGCCGCATCGAACAGCGATTTCAGAAACAGCTGTATCAGAGGTAGACGTTTTTCAGCCACGGACTTGATGTTGGAGCGCCCCACATGCACGCCGGCCGGCAGACTGAAAGACAAAAGACAAAAGACAGCAGATTGCAGATTAAACAGAAAGAAAGAACCGGCTAAGTATTTAAGG contains:
- the LOC117186448 gene encoding flocculation protein FLO11 isoform X7 codes for the protein MLMVNILWIGLWIVPQALAADSCAGQSFGYRSADPADPHSYFLCLGFLGQIRSTCQDGFRFSVQDQSCVQGGQPSPGHSLADKDPTIHQNVFIDRPMIFNFFGNLWGSPQRPNPSLPLTQPLQTTTDQHQDSIPSASFSLLREVISSPQENKPDSNDALSTPTNEASRCRFLPNGSFIRDSKKCGVFYVCANGIGITRCCPEGLHFDIEKSFCNIPSMVDCSPEELTTTPSPPKTSTKTIRPSPAEPSSTEPSTTEPSPESSTEQSSSSSEEPSSTEPSPESSTEPNSSSTEEPSSTEPSPESSTAPNSSSSEEPSSTEPSPESSTEPNSSSSEEPSSTEPSSTEPSLESSTEPNSSSSEEPSSTEPSPESSTEPNSSSSEEPSFTEPSPESSTEPSNSSSEEPSSAEPSSTEPSPESSTEPNSSSSEEPSSTEPSPESSTEPNSSSTEELSSTEPSPESSTEPNNSSSEEPSSTEPSPESSTEPSSSSSEEPSSTEPSPESSTEPSSSSSEEPSSTEPSPVSSTEPNSSSTEEPSSTEPSPESSTEPNSSSSEEPSSTEPSPVSSTEPNSSSTEEPSSTEPSSTEPSPESSTEPSSSSSEEPSSTEPSPESSTEPNNSSSEEPSSTEPSPESSTEPSSSSSEEPSSTEPSPVSSTEPNSSSTEEPSSTEPSSTEPSPESSTEPNNSSSEEPSSTEPSPQSSTEPSSSSSEEPSSTEPSPVSSTEPNSSSTEEPSSTEPSFTEPSPESSTEPNNSSSEEPSSTEPSSTEPSPVSSTEPNSSSTEEPSSTEPSSTEPSPESSTEPNNSSSEEPSSTEPSPESSTEPSSSSSEEPSSTEPSPESSTEPNSSSSEEPSSTEPSPVSSTEPNSSSTEEPSSTEPSSTEPSPESSTEPNNSSSEEPSSTEPSPQSSTEPSSSSSEEPSSTEPSPVSSTEPNSSSTEEPSSTEPSSTEPSPESSTEPNNSSSEEPSSTEPSPVSSTEPNSSSTEEPSSTEPSSTEPSQESSTEPNNSSSEEPSSTEPSPESSTEPNSSSSEEPSSTEPSPESSTEPSSSSSEEPSSTEPSAESSTDPNSSSSEEPSSTEPSPVSTTEPNSSSTEEPSSTEPSSTEPSPESSTEPNNSSSEEPSSTEPSSTEPSPVSSTEPNSSSTEEPSSTEPSSTEPSQESSTEPNNSSSEEPSSTEPSPESSTEPNSSSSEEPSSTEPSPESSTEPSSSSSEEPSSTEPSAESSTDPNSSSSEEPSSTEPSPVSSTEPNSSSTEEPSSTEPSSTEPSPESSTEPNNSSSEEPSSTEPSPESSTEPSSSSSEEPSSTEPSPVSSTEPNNSSSEEPSSTEPSPESSTEPNNSSSEEPSSTEPSPESSTEPSSSSSEEPSSTEPSPESSTEPNNSSSAETTSSTEKSAENSAVIEAVPSLPVRRPIKPVLMSKRPAVYGGKDETQSSAGSKQLHQNRVLGTLSGSSSQFQERTDCSFLPTGAFLRDPTSCNKFYVCVNGMAVPRRCPSILYFDIKKKVCNFPSLVDCSLVSKGAPVSVLKTLSQHSGLIGSSSSQEVEQEPILDCSSLPNGELVRALNSCSKFYLCANGRAISRQCPKGLYFDITRKICTFPSLVDCSIVESSRKQVKRKPAQGREGSASPVKLHRK
- the LOC117186448 gene encoding flocculation protein FLO11 isoform X3, with protein sequence MLMVNILWIGLWIVPQALAADSCAGQSFGYRSADPADPHSYFLCLGFLGQIRSTCQDGFRFSVQDQSCVQGGQPSPGHSLADKDPTIHQNVFIDRPMIFNFFGNLWGSPQRPNPSLPLTQPLQTTTDQHQDSIPSASFSLLREVISSPQENKPDSNDALSTPTNEASRCRFLPNGSFIRDSKKCGVFYVCANGIGITRCCPEGLHFDIEKSFCNIPSMVDCSPEELTTTPSPPKTSTKTIRPSPAEPSSTEPSTTEPSPESSTEQSSSSSEEPSSTEPSPESSTEPNSSSTEEPSSTEPSPESSTAPNSSSSEEPSSTEPSPESSTEPNSSSSEEPSSTEPSSTEPSLESSTEPNSSSSEEPSSTEPSPESSTEPNSSSSEEPSFTEPSPESSTEPSNSSSEEPSSAEPSSTEPSPESSTEPNSSSSEEPSSTEPSPESSTEPNSSSTEELSSTEPSPESSTEPNNSSSEEPSSTEPSPESSTEPSSSSSEEPSSTEPSPESSTEPSSSSSEEPSSTEPSPVSSTEPNSSSTEEPSSTEPSPESSTEPNSSSSEEPSSTEPSPVSSTEPNSSSTEEPSSTEPSSTEPSPESSTEPSSSSSEEPSSTEPSPESSTEPNNSSSEEPSSTEPSPESSTEPSSSSSEEPSSTEPSPVSSTEPNSSSTEEPSSTEPSSTEPSPESSTEPNNSSSEEPSSTEPSSTEPSPVSSTEPNSSSTEEPSSTEPSFTEPSPESSTEPNNSSSEEPSSTEPSSTEPSPVSSTEPNSSSTEEPSSTEPSSTEPSPESSTEPNNSSSEEPSSTEPSPESSTEPSSSSSEEPSSTEPSPESSTEPNSSSSEEPSSTEPSPVSSTEPNSSSTEEPSSTEPSSTEPSPESSTEPNNSSSEEPSSTEPSPQSSTEPSSSSSEEPSSTEPSPVSSTEPNSSSTEEPSSTEPSSTEPSPESSTEPNNSSSEEPSSTEPSPVSSTEPNSSSTEEPSSTEPSSTEPSQESSTEPNNSSSEEPSSTEPSPESSTEPNSSSSEEPSSTEPSPESSTEPSSSSSEEPSSTEPSAESSTDPNSSSSEEPSSTEPSPVSTTEPNSSSTEEPSSTEPSSTEPSPESSTEPNNSSSEEPSSTEPSPESSTEPSSSSSEEPSSTEPSPVSSTEPNNSSSEEPSSTEPSPESSTEPNSSSSEEPSSTEPSPESSTEPSSSSSEEPSSTEPSPVSSTEPNSSSTEEPSSTEPSSTEPSQESSTEPNNSSSEEPSSTEPSPESSTEPNSSSSEEPSSTEPSPESSTEPSSSSSEEPSSTEPSAESSTDPNSSSSEEPSSTEPSPVSSTEPNSSSTEEPSSTEPSSTEPSPESSTEPNNSSSEEPSSTEPSPESSTEPSSSSSEEPSSTEPSPVSSTEPNNSSSEEPSSTEPSPESSTEPNNSSSEEPSSTEPSPESSTEPSSSSSEEPSSTEPSPESSTEPNNSSSAETTSSTEKSAENSAVIEAVPSLPVRRPIKPVLMSKRPAVYGGKDETQSSAGSKQLHQNRVLGTLSGSSSQFQERTDCSFLPTGAFLRDPTSCNKFYVCVNGMAVPRRCPSILYFDIKKKVCNFPSLVDCSLVSKGAPVSVLKTLSQHSGLIGSSSSQEVEQEPILDCSSLPNGELVRALNSCSKFYLCANGRAISRQCPKGLYFDITRKICTFPSLVDCSIVESSRKQVKRKPAQGREGSASPVKLHRK